One Microbacterium marinum genomic window carries:
- the gcvT gene encoding glycine cleavage system aminomethyltransferase GcvT, translating into MTDPTTEPRRSPLHAVHEGLGASFTDFGGWLMPVRYTSDLAEHHAVRTAAGIFDISHMAEFLVTGSGAGAFLDFALAGRISTMKVGKAKYSLVLAEDGGIVDDVIVYRRGDEDFLVISNAGNRAAVAAAFDAVDVPDTAVEDITDAVSLIAVQGPNARAILEQTAGIEGVDPDLADLGYYAWTAGTFQGSHLFIARTGYTGEDGFELMIPNGHAAALWQAVTDAGASHGLVPAGLAARDTLRLEAGMPLYGHELGRDLAPAQAGLGRVVASDKEAFVGKDGLAGRDLTDAPVLVALVAEGRRAGRAGYEVYDGDTRVGEITSGALSPTLGHPVAMAFVHPSASAEGTALTIDVRGTRIPATVTSLPFYRRQK; encoded by the coding sequence ATGACCGACCCGACCACCGAGCCGCGGCGCTCACCGCTCCACGCGGTCCACGAGGGCCTGGGAGCGTCCTTCACCGACTTCGGCGGCTGGCTCATGCCCGTCCGCTACACCTCCGACCTCGCCGAGCACCACGCCGTCAGGACGGCCGCCGGCATCTTCGACATCTCGCATATGGCGGAGTTCCTTGTCACCGGGTCCGGCGCGGGGGCGTTCCTCGACTTCGCGCTCGCGGGTCGCATCTCCACGATGAAGGTCGGCAAGGCGAAGTACTCGCTCGTCCTCGCGGAAGACGGCGGCATCGTCGACGACGTGATCGTCTACCGGCGAGGCGATGAGGACTTCCTCGTGATCTCGAACGCGGGAAATCGTGCCGCCGTGGCTGCAGCCTTCGACGCCGTCGACGTCCCCGACACGGCCGTCGAAGACATCACCGACGCCGTGTCGCTCATCGCCGTGCAGGGCCCGAACGCCCGCGCCATCCTCGAGCAGACCGCCGGCATCGAGGGTGTCGACCCGGACCTCGCCGACCTCGGGTACTACGCCTGGACCGCCGGCACGTTCCAGGGCTCTCACCTGTTCATCGCGCGTACCGGCTACACCGGCGAGGACGGGTTCGAGCTGATGATCCCGAACGGACACGCTGCCGCCCTCTGGCAGGCGGTGACGGATGCCGGTGCATCGCACGGCCTCGTCCCCGCCGGCCTCGCCGCCCGTGACACCCTCCGCCTCGAGGCGGGGATGCCGCTGTACGGCCACGAGCTGGGTCGCGACCTGGCCCCTGCGCAGGCAGGGCTCGGCCGCGTCGTGGCATCCGACAAGGAGGCGTTCGTCGGCAAGGACGGCCTCGCCGGCCGCGACCTCACCGACGCCCCCGTGCTCGTCGCCCTCGTCGCCGAAGGCCGCCGGGCCGGCCGCGCCGGCTACGAGGTGTACGACGGCGATACGCGCGTCGGCGAGATCACTTCCGGCGCGCTCAGCCCCACCCTCGGCCATCCCGTCGCGATGGCGTTCGTCCACCCCTCGGCATCCGCCGAGGGCACCGCCCTGACCATCGACGTCCGCGGAACCCGCATCCCCGCGACCGTCACCTCCCTTCCCTTCTACCGGAGACAGAAATGA
- the gcvH gene encoding glycine cleavage system protein GcvH: protein MTDLTALSYTAEHEWIAFDGDVATVGITDYAAEKLGDVVFVELPSVGTSVTAGDTCGEIESTKSVGELYAPLTGEVVEINDAVVDDPSSVNAGAFDAWLVKIRIDGSPTGDLLDRDAYVALTGGDA from the coding sequence ATGACCGATCTCACCGCCCTGTCCTACACCGCCGAGCACGAGTGGATCGCCTTCGACGGCGACGTCGCGACCGTCGGCATCACCGACTACGCCGCCGAGAAGCTGGGGGACGTCGTGTTCGTCGAGCTCCCGTCGGTCGGCACGTCGGTCACCGCGGGCGACACCTGCGGCGAGATCGAGTCGACGAAGTCGGTGGGGGAGCTCTACGCTCCGCTGACCGGTGAGGTCGTCGAAATCAACGACGCCGTCGTGGACGACCCCTCGAGCGTCAACGCGGGCGCGTTCGACGCCTGGCTCGTGAAGATCCGCATCGACGGCTCGCCCACCGGTGACCTCCTCGACCGCGACGCCTACGTCGCGCTGACGGGCGGCGACGCGTGA
- the gcvP gene encoding aminomethyl-transferring glycine dehydrogenase, with protein sequence MLRVLGRDSVEALVNTAVPDAIHVAERESIIPPAATEAEALAELRDLAAQNRVARSMIGLGYYDTLTPSVIQRNVLENPSWYTAYTPYQPEISQGRLEALINFQTMVTDLTGLATANASMLDESTAVVEGMLVARRASKSSSNVFLVDADALPQTKALLHHRAAAVGVEIHETAYDQSPSPADLDVFGAFVQYPGASGRVWDPTEVIAAVQAQKGLVVVAADLLALTLLRSPGSMGADVAVGTTQRFGVPMGFGGPHAGYMAVRSGLERQLPGRLVGVSMDASGAPAYRLSLQTREQHIRREKATSNICTAQVLLAVMASMYAVYHGPEGLRRIAEEVTAKTSLLREWLVGAGAEVEHDAFFDTLVVRTPGRAEDVVADARRRGYQLWFRDSDSVGLSVDETTTVADLQAVAAVFGVETSKVFVPLRDRNAHLPASLRRADEYLTHPVFNTHRSETAMMRYLKQLSDRDYALDRGMIPLGSCTMKLNAATEMAAVSWPEFARVHPFAPLEDVGGYLVMIDQLESWLAEVTGYDAVSLQPNAGSQGELAGLLAIRGYHHSRGDQHRDVCLIPSSAHGTNAASAVLAGMRVVVVACDEAGNVDLDDLRAKVAAHAENLAALMITYPSTHGVYEHDVMDITAAVHDAGGQVYVDGANLNALLGFARFGDLGGDVSHLNLHKTFAIPHGGGGPGVGPVASKAHLAPFLPSHPMAQRAEHAGGFVFDGGPVSAAPYGSASILPISWAYVRMMGADGLRAATGAAVLAANYVSARLRDHYPVLYAGEGDLVAHECILDLRPLKESTGVTVDDVAKRLIDYGFHAPTMSFPVAGTLMVEPTESEDLAELDRFVEAMIAIKAEADAVAAGDWPADDNPLVNAPHTAEAVVAGEWTHPYSRETAVYPVHTLVRTKYWPPVRRIDNAYGDRNLVCACPPIEAFA encoded by the coding sequence ATGCTCCGCGTCCTCGGGCGCGATTCCGTCGAGGCGCTCGTCAACACGGCCGTCCCCGACGCGATCCACGTCGCCGAGCGCGAGAGCATCATCCCGCCCGCGGCGACCGAGGCCGAGGCCCTCGCCGAGCTGCGCGACCTGGCCGCGCAGAACCGGGTGGCGAGGTCGATGATCGGGCTCGGCTACTACGACACGCTCACGCCCTCGGTCATCCAGCGGAACGTGCTCGAGAACCCGTCGTGGTACACGGCGTACACGCCGTACCAGCCCGAGATCTCGCAGGGCCGCCTTGAGGCGCTCATCAACTTCCAGACGATGGTGACCGACCTCACCGGGCTCGCGACGGCGAATGCGTCGATGCTCGACGAGTCCACCGCGGTCGTCGAGGGGATGCTCGTCGCCCGGCGGGCGTCGAAGTCGTCGTCGAACGTGTTCCTCGTCGACGCCGACGCGCTGCCGCAGACGAAGGCGCTCCTGCACCACCGGGCCGCGGCCGTCGGTGTCGAGATCCACGAGACCGCCTACGACCAGTCGCCGTCACCCGCCGACCTCGACGTCTTCGGCGCCTTCGTGCAGTACCCGGGCGCCTCCGGGCGGGTCTGGGATCCGACCGAGGTCATCGCGGCGGTGCAGGCGCAGAAGGGCCTCGTCGTCGTCGCGGCCGACCTGCTGGCCCTCACCCTCCTCCGCTCGCCCGGGTCGATGGGCGCCGATGTCGCCGTCGGCACGACGCAGCGCTTCGGTGTGCCGATGGGCTTCGGCGGCCCGCACGCCGGCTACATGGCCGTCCGCTCCGGTCTCGAGCGTCAGCTGCCCGGGCGTCTGGTCGGCGTGTCGATGGATGCGTCGGGCGCGCCGGCGTACCGACTCTCGCTGCAGACCCGCGAGCAGCACATCCGCCGTGAGAAGGCGACCAGCAACATCTGCACCGCGCAGGTCCTGCTGGCGGTGATGGCATCGATGTACGCGGTTTACCACGGGCCCGAAGGGCTCCGGCGGATCGCCGAGGAGGTCACGGCCAAGACCTCGCTCCTGCGCGAGTGGCTCGTCGGCGCCGGCGCGGAGGTCGAGCACGACGCGTTCTTCGACACCCTCGTGGTGCGCACGCCCGGGCGCGCCGAGGACGTGGTCGCCGATGCCCGGCGCCGCGGCTACCAGCTGTGGTTCCGCGACAGCGACTCGGTCGGACTCTCGGTCGATGAGACCACCACCGTCGCCGACCTGCAGGCCGTGGCGGCCGTGTTCGGCGTCGAGACCTCCAAGGTGTTCGTGCCGCTCCGCGACCGGAACGCGCACCTCCCCGCGTCGCTGCGACGCGCCGACGAGTACCTGACGCACCCGGTCTTCAACACCCATCGCTCCGAGACCGCCATGATGCGGTACCTGAAGCAGCTGTCCGACCGTGACTACGCCCTCGACCGCGGCATGATCCCGCTCGGCTCGTGCACGATGAAGCTCAACGCGGCGACCGAGATGGCGGCCGTCTCGTGGCCGGAGTTCGCGCGGGTGCACCCGTTCGCTCCACTCGAGGACGTCGGCGGCTACCTCGTCATGATCGACCAGCTGGAGTCCTGGCTCGCCGAGGTGACCGGCTATGACGCGGTCTCCCTGCAGCCCAACGCGGGCTCCCAGGGTGAGCTCGCGGGTCTGCTCGCGATCCGCGGATACCACCACTCGCGGGGTGATCAGCATCGCGACGTCTGCCTGATCCCGTCGTCGGCGCACGGCACGAACGCGGCATCCGCTGTCCTCGCCGGCATGCGCGTGGTCGTCGTCGCGTGCGACGAGGCCGGCAACGTGGACCTCGACGACCTGCGCGCGAAGGTCGCCGCCCACGCCGAGAACCTCGCCGCCCTGATGATCACGTACCCGTCGACGCACGGCGTCTACGAGCACGACGTCATGGACATCACCGCCGCCGTGCACGATGCGGGCGGTCAGGTCTACGTCGACGGAGCGAACCTCAACGCGCTGCTCGGATTCGCCCGGTTCGGCGACCTGGGTGGCGACGTGTCGCACCTGAACCTCCACAAGACGTTCGCCATCCCGCACGGCGGCGGCGGGCCGGGTGTCGGCCCGGTGGCATCCAAAGCGCACCTCGCCCCGTTCCTGCCCTCTCACCCGATGGCGCAGCGCGCGGAGCACGCGGGCGGGTTCGTCTTCGACGGTGGCCCGGTGTCGGCGGCGCCGTACGGCTCGGCGTCGATCCTCCCGATCTCGTGGGCGTACGTGCGGATGATGGGCGCGGACGGACTGCGGGCGGCGACCGGCGCGGCGGTGCTCGCTGCGAACTACGTCTCCGCGCGCCTGCGCGACCATTACCCCGTGCTGTACGCCGGGGAGGGGGACCTCGTCGCGCACGAGTGCATCCTCGACCTGCGTCCGCTCAAGGAGTCGACGGGCGTGACGGTGGACGACGTCGCCAAGCGCCTCATCGACTACGGATTCCACGCGCCGACCATGTCGTTCCCGGTCGCGGGGACCCTCATGGTGGAGCCGACGGAGTCGGAGGACCTCGCCGAGCTCGATCGGTTCGTCGAAGCGATGATCGCGATCAAGGCCGAAGCGGATGCCGTGGCCGCAGGCGACTGGCCCGCGGACGACAACCCGCTGGTGAACGCGCCCCACACCGCGGAGGCGGTGGTCGCCGGCGAGTGGACGCACCCGTACTCCCGCGAGACGGCGGTGTACCCCGTGCACACCCTCGTCCGCACGAAGTACTGGCCGCCCGTGCGCCGCATCGACAACGCGTACGGCGACCGCAACCTCGTCTGCGCCTGCCCGCCCATCGAGGCCTTCGCCTGA
- a CDS encoding type IV toxin-antitoxin system AbiEi family antitoxin domain-containing protein — MPHIVAPQIAPCPLPLFRAVDVPHVSRALQRGDVIRLHRGIYAPAAPWRELPPWDRYLARVHAAARIHDGLVFSHESAAALLGLPIFGDPKAVHIVARETLTAGQRTGIRVHRSETDRELLDAASFALTTAAECAVDLARSRSEIVGLSVADAALRTDPGLTVESLVARNEARLDSRGRRVARWPLHRARAEPESTLESASRGVMEMLGYAEPQLQTRFSDAGTEDRADFWWADASAVGEADGDLKYDGRFGDPLEQLRRRRERDARLRRRGIRHILHWAWTDVADPDRLDRMLATARIPRVAPPDHHRLYTARSTLGSAARSARQQREPETSV; from the coding sequence ATGCCGCACATCGTCGCGCCGCAGATCGCGCCATGCCCTCTGCCGCTGTTCCGAGCCGTCGACGTCCCACACGTCTCGCGCGCACTGCAGCGGGGCGACGTCATCCGACTCCATCGCGGCATCTACGCCCCTGCCGCGCCGTGGCGCGAGCTGCCACCGTGGGATCGATACCTCGCGAGAGTGCACGCTGCCGCGCGGATTCACGACGGCCTCGTCTTCTCTCACGAATCCGCCGCCGCGCTCCTCGGGCTTCCGATCTTCGGTGATCCGAAGGCCGTGCACATCGTGGCGAGGGAGACCCTGACCGCAGGCCAGCGGACCGGGATCCGTGTGCATCGCAGCGAGACCGATCGTGAACTCCTCGATGCGGCCTCGTTCGCGCTCACGACAGCCGCCGAATGCGCCGTCGATCTCGCACGGAGCCGCTCCGAGATCGTCGGGCTGAGCGTCGCGGATGCCGCGCTCCGAACCGATCCGGGTCTCACGGTCGAGTCGCTCGTGGCGCGGAACGAAGCGCGCCTCGATTCGCGCGGACGGCGCGTGGCTCGATGGCCGCTGCACCGAGCGCGGGCCGAACCCGAATCGACGCTGGAGTCAGCGAGCCGCGGCGTCATGGAGATGCTCGGCTACGCCGAACCGCAGCTGCAGACGCGATTCTCGGATGCTGGGACAGAGGATCGAGCGGACTTCTGGTGGGCCGACGCCTCGGCTGTCGGGGAGGCAGACGGCGATCTCAAGTACGACGGCCGATTCGGCGACCCGCTCGAGCAGCTCCGCCGTCGACGCGAACGCGATGCGCGGCTGCGCCGCCGCGGCATCCGGCATATCCTGCACTGGGCCTGGACCGATGTCGCCGATCCGGATCGGCTCGACCGCATGCTCGCCACTGCCCGGATTCCCCGGGTCGCGCCACCCGACCACCACCGCCTGTACACCGCACGGTCAACGCTCGGCTCCGCTGCCAGGTCCGCGAGACAGCAGCGGGAGCCCGAGACGTCGGTCTGA
- a CDS encoding CPBP family intramembrane glutamic endopeptidase yields the protein MASTSPPLPVSRARLWWEIAIILALSIGRSAVYSVISLIEALTRAPLGDQQTSLNPGAGVTAFWDVLEQVLGYLFGLAPVALAIYLLWEPVASGFRRIGLTFERFGRDVGGGLLLVAVIGVPGLGLYALGRTLGITVQVDASPLDSSWWTIPLLLLAALRAGLLEEVVMVGYLFDRLRRLGWSTWTIILSTAGLRGAYHAYQGFGPLVGNVAMGIVFGWVYHRWGRVMPLVIAHVVIDVIAFVGYPLAAAWWPGVFAPPRG from the coding sequence ATGGCGTCGACGTCTCCTCCTCTCCCCGTCTCCCGCGCTCGGCTGTGGTGGGAGATCGCGATCATCCTCGCCCTGTCGATCGGTCGGTCCGCGGTGTACTCGGTGATCTCGCTCATCGAGGCACTCACCCGGGCGCCGCTGGGCGACCAGCAGACGTCGCTGAACCCCGGCGCGGGCGTGACCGCGTTCTGGGACGTGCTGGAGCAGGTGCTCGGGTATCTCTTCGGGCTCGCGCCTGTGGCGCTGGCCATCTACCTGCTGTGGGAGCCGGTGGCATCCGGATTCCGGAGGATCGGCCTCACGTTCGAACGGTTCGGCCGCGACGTCGGCGGCGGGCTGCTGCTCGTCGCCGTGATCGGGGTGCCCGGCCTCGGCCTCTACGCGCTGGGGCGCACGCTCGGGATCACCGTGCAGGTGGACGCCTCGCCGCTCGATTCGTCGTGGTGGACGATCCCGCTGCTGCTGCTCGCGGCGCTGCGGGCAGGACTGCTCGAAGAGGTCGTCATGGTCGGGTACTTATTCGACCGGCTGCGGCGACTCGGCTGGAGCACGTGGACGATCATCCTGTCGACCGCAGGGCTGCGCGGCGCGTATCACGCGTACCAAGGATTCGGCCCGCTGGTCGGGAACGTCGCGATGGGCATCGTCTTCGGCTGGGTCTACCACCGCTGGGGCCGCGTGATGCCGCTCGTCATCGCCCACGTCGTGATCGACGTGATCGCGTTCGTGGGCTACCCCCTCGCCGCCGCGTGGTGGCCCGGCGTGTTCGCCCCGCCCCGCGGGTGA
- a CDS encoding TIGR03885 family FMN-dependent LLM class oxidoreductase: protein MTVIGFHCSHEQLPPSALLSAVQHAESAGFEAAMCSDHLAPWSRRQGHSGYAWSWLAAALATTSLRFGVVSAPGQRYHPAIAAQKIATLGEMFPGRFWAALGSGEAMNEHVTGDPWPDKPTRERRLVESVDVMRRLLAGEEVSHRGEVVVHRARVWSRPAESPALLAAAVTPESAERHAAWADGLITVASEPTQLAEIVRRYRDAGGRGPVCGQMHLAWAPSESAALAVAKEQWQSNLVPAPEAWDLEQPEDFEQRTADATDEQLRTAVFVSSDLGRHRGRIEELLAAGLDELYLHEVGPDLHRFVDVFGERVLPHVVDAA from the coding sequence ATGACGGTCATCGGATTCCACTGTTCGCACGAACAACTACCGCCCAGTGCGTTGCTGTCGGCGGTCCAGCACGCGGAGTCGGCGGGGTTCGAGGCGGCGATGTGCTCCGACCATCTCGCGCCATGGAGCCGCAGGCAGGGGCACAGCGGCTACGCGTGGTCGTGGTTGGCGGCCGCTCTCGCCACGACGTCGCTTCGATTCGGCGTCGTCTCGGCGCCTGGCCAGCGCTATCACCCGGCGATCGCGGCGCAGAAGATCGCGACCCTCGGCGAGATGTTCCCGGGGCGCTTCTGGGCGGCCCTCGGATCGGGCGAGGCGATGAACGAACACGTGACCGGCGACCCCTGGCCCGACAAGCCGACCCGCGAGCGACGCCTGGTCGAGAGCGTCGACGTGATGCGCCGACTGCTGGCGGGCGAGGAGGTGAGCCACCGCGGCGAGGTGGTCGTCCACCGGGCCCGGGTCTGGTCCCGCCCGGCGGAATCGCCCGCGCTCCTCGCTGCGGCGGTGACGCCCGAATCGGCCGAGCGTCACGCCGCCTGGGCCGATGGGCTCATCACTGTGGCCTCCGAGCCGACCCAGCTCGCCGAGATCGTTCGCCGGTACCGGGATGCCGGGGGCCGCGGTCCCGTCTGCGGACAGATGCATCTCGCGTGGGCGCCTTCCGAGAGCGCGGCGCTCGCCGTCGCGAAGGAGCAGTGGCAGAGCAATCTCGTTCCCGCGCCGGAGGCGTGGGATCTCGAGCAGCCCGAGGACTTCGAGCAGCGCACGGCGGATGCCACCGACGAGCAGCTCCGTACCGCGGTCTTCGTCTCCAGCGACCTGGGCCGCCATCGGGGCCGCATCGAGGAGCTGCTCGCGGCGGGGCTCGATGAGCTGTATCTCCACGAGGTCGGACCCGACCTGCATCGGTTCGTCGACGTGTTCGGCGAGCGGGTGCTCCCTCACGTGGTGGATGCCGCATGA
- a CDS encoding alpha-amylase family protein, producing MSPRPIDAADRWWRTAVYYCLDVQVFQDSDGDGTGDLQGLATRIHDLADLGVTCLWLMPLYPTADRDDGYDITDFFAVDPRLGTLGDLVEVIRVARAHGMRVILDFVMNHTSSKHPWFVQARSSRTNPKRDWYVWRDEPPANPDPPVFPGEEDSTWTRDEKTGQFYLHHFRAHQPDLNVAHPDVQQQIERNLGLWLELGVSGFRIDAVPFLFSGAGHHQTAPDAAPQYDAHTHLRALQRFVALRAGDAVLLGEVNLTHQEQLEWFEAKGDSSGLHLQFDFVTMQQLYLSLARADAGPVRRALRERPELPDGSQWANFVRNHDELTLDKLPEEERAEVFAAFAPDEDMRLYGRGIRRRLPTMLDDERAVRMVYSLMFSIPGVPVLFYGEEIGMGEQLAVPGRYAVRTPMQWTADDGGGFSTAPTRRFPRPLPDGDYAPARVNVADQRRDERSLWHHIRRLSQTYRAEPSLAWAAVEVVALRQRSVLAHVARSDGWAMLALHNLSAEPQTATLRVDADGDPVTFTDRFDGTTIRTSVDVDVELGPYGWCWLSFDRPDAAVRRR from the coding sequence ATGAGCCCCCGTCCGATCGACGCGGCGGACCGCTGGTGGCGGACCGCGGTCTATTACTGCCTCGACGTGCAGGTGTTCCAGGATTCCGATGGGGACGGCACGGGCGACCTGCAGGGGCTCGCGACGCGGATCCACGACCTCGCCGACCTCGGGGTGACCTGCCTGTGGCTGATGCCGCTGTACCCGACGGCAGACCGCGACGACGGGTACGACATCACCGACTTCTTCGCCGTCGATCCGCGCCTGGGCACCCTCGGCGATCTCGTCGAGGTGATCCGGGTCGCCCGTGCGCACGGCATGCGCGTGATCCTCGACTTCGTGATGAACCACACCTCGTCGAAGCATCCGTGGTTCGTGCAGGCCCGTTCTTCCCGCACGAACCCGAAGCGGGACTGGTATGTCTGGCGCGACGAGCCGCCGGCGAACCCCGACCCGCCCGTGTTCCCCGGTGAGGAGGATTCGACGTGGACCCGTGACGAGAAGACCGGCCAGTTCTACCTGCACCACTTCCGCGCCCACCAACCCGACCTCAATGTCGCGCACCCCGACGTGCAGCAGCAGATCGAGCGCAACCTCGGCCTGTGGCTCGAGCTCGGCGTCTCGGGTTTCCGCATCGACGCCGTCCCGTTCCTGTTCAGTGGGGCCGGACATCACCAGACGGCGCCGGACGCCGCGCCCCAGTACGACGCGCACACCCACCTGCGCGCCCTCCAGCGGTTCGTCGCGCTCCGGGCAGGCGATGCGGTGCTCCTCGGCGAGGTGAACCTCACGCACCAGGAGCAGCTCGAATGGTTCGAGGCGAAGGGTGACTCGTCGGGGCTGCATCTCCAGTTCGACTTCGTGACCATGCAACAGCTGTATCTGTCGCTCGCCCGCGCAGACGCCGGCCCCGTCCGGCGGGCGCTTCGCGAGCGGCCCGAACTCCCGGACGGCAGCCAGTGGGCGAACTTCGTCCGCAACCACGACGAACTGACCCTCGACAAGCTGCCGGAGGAGGAGCGGGCGGAGGTCTTCGCGGCCTTCGCACCCGATGAGGACATGCGGCTCTACGGCCGCGGCATCCGGCGTCGACTGCCGACCATGCTGGACGACGAGCGTGCCGTGCGGATGGTCTACTCGCTGATGTTCTCGATTCCCGGCGTGCCCGTGCTCTTCTACGGCGAGGAGATCGGCATGGGGGAGCAGCTCGCAGTGCCGGGTCGCTACGCGGTCCGCACGCCGATGCAGTGGACGGCCGATGACGGTGGGGGGTTCTCGACCGCCCCCACGCGCCGATTCCCGCGTCCGCTTCCCGACGGCGATTACGCTCCGGCTCGCGTCAACGTCGCCGACCAGCGCCGTGACGAGCGGTCCCTCTGGCATCACATCCGCCGCCTGTCGCAGACGTACCGCGCCGAGCCATCGCTGGCGTGGGCAGCGGTGGAGGTGGTCGCGCTTCGGCAGCGGTCGGTCCTGGCGCACGTGGCGCGTTCCGACGGGTGGGCCATGCTCGCTCTGCACAACCTGAGCGCAGAGCCGCAGACGGCCACCCTCCGAGTCGATGCCGACGGCGACCCCGTCACCTTCACCGACCGGTTCGACGGGACGACGATCCGCACGAGCGTCGATGTCGACGTCGAGCTGGGTCCGTACGGATGGTGCTGGCTCTCGTTCGATCGCCCTGACGCGGCTGTGCGGCGTCGCTGA
- a CDS encoding ABC transporter family substrate-binding protein, with protein MRIRRISAAVAITAAGALAISACAPGGSTGDNGDDSGLVEGSSITAAWNQAFYSMNGNTSFGNATANNNINYLVLDGFNYYNNTPELVKNESFGSYELVSEDPLVVTYTIADGVKWSDGTDVDAADLLLNWAALSRSLDTPDFDPGEFTDPETGEFTDAFPTDVVYFDSGATPDAGLGLVSKTPEVSEDGKSITLEYDKPFVDWELSFPSPLPAHVVGKKALELEDAAEAKQAVIDAIQNEDAAALAPISSFWNGGFNFTAMPDDPDLVVGSGPYVISNFEADQFITLTANPEYAGENSPNIEEITIRFIPDPLAAVQALENGEVDIIQPQATADLVTALDAIDDITVATSLGGTYEHVDLQFDKGKNPENIFKDPKVREAFLKTIPRQEIVDTLIKPIIGDDAILRDSQLFVPGAEGYDESAASNTSADFAEVDIEGAKALLAESGITDTSVCILYASNNPRRVNEFSLIQQSAAEAGFEVTDCGSEDWGGLLGTPGAYDASLFGWQSTSLGVTNSLPTFQTGAINNLNYYSNDEVDSIVAELNTTFDSAKQIELQAQMDKALWEDFYGVTIFQFPEVTAFSGRVEGIESSILAPTVFWNAWDWSVTGAE; from the coding sequence GTGAGAATCAGGCGCATCTCGGCTGCGGTGGCGATCACCGCTGCCGGAGCTCTCGCGATCTCGGCGTGCGCGCCGGGTGGTTCGACGGGCGACAACGGGGACGACTCCGGACTTGTCGAAGGCTCGTCGATCACCGCCGCGTGGAACCAGGCGTTCTACTCGATGAACGGCAACACGTCGTTCGGCAACGCCACCGCGAACAACAACATCAACTACCTGGTGTTGGACGGCTTCAACTACTACAACAACACCCCGGAGCTCGTGAAGAACGAGTCCTTCGGCTCCTACGAGCTCGTCTCCGAGGACCCGCTGGTCGTCACGTACACGATCGCGGACGGTGTGAAGTGGTCCGACGGCACCGACGTCGACGCCGCCGACCTCCTCCTGAACTGGGCCGCGCTGTCGCGCTCCCTGGACACCCCCGACTTCGACCCGGGCGAGTTCACCGACCCGGAGACGGGTGAGTTCACCGACGCGTTCCCGACCGATGTCGTCTACTTCGACTCGGGCGCCACCCCGGACGCCGGCCTCGGCCTCGTCTCGAAGACCCCCGAGGTCAGCGAAGACGGCAAGTCCATCACCCTCGAGTACGACAAGCCGTTCGTCGACTGGGAGCTCTCGTTCCCGTCGCCGCTGCCGGCTCACGTCGTCGGCAAGAAGGCCCTCGAGCTCGAGGACGCCGCCGAGGCCAAGCAGGCTGTCATCGACGCGATCCAGAACGAGGATGCCGCCGCCCTGGCGCCCATCTCGTCGTTCTGGAACGGCGGCTTCAACTTCACCGCGATGCCCGACGACCCCGACCTCGTCGTGGGCAGCGGCCCGTACGTGATCAGCAACTTCGAGGCCGATCAGTTCATCACCCTCACGGCGAACCCCGAGTACGCCGGTGAGAACTCCCCGAACATCGAGGAGATCACCATCCGCTTCATCCCGGACCCGCTCGCCGCGGTCCAGGCCCTGGAGAACGGTGAGGTGGACATCATCCAGCCGCAGGCGACCGCCGACCTCGTCACCGCGCTCGACGCGATCGACGACATCACCGTCGCGACTAGCCTCGGCGGTACCTACGAGCACGTCGACCTGCAGTTCGACAAGGGAAAGAACCCGGAGAACATCTTCAAGGACCCGAAGGTCCGCGAGGCGTTCCTGAAGACCATCCCGCGTCAGGAGATCGTCGACACCCTCATCAAGCCGATCATCGGTGACGACGCCATCCTGCGTGACTCGCAGCTCTTCGTCCCGGGTGCCGAGGGCTACGACGAGTCGGCAGCCTCGAACACGTCGGCGGACTTCGCCGAGGTCGACATCGAGGGCGCCAAGGCCCTGCTGGCCGAGTCGGGCATCACCGACACCTCGGTCTGCATCCTCTACGCATCGAACAACCCGCGCCGTGTCAACGAGTTCTCGCTGATCCAGCAGTCCGCTGCTGAGGCCGGCTTCGAGGTCACCGACTGTGGTTCCGAGGACTGGGGCGGCCTGCTGGGCACCCCCGGCGCCTACGATGCCTCGCTCTTCGGATGGCAGTCCACGAGCCTCGGCGTGACGAACTCGCTGCCGACGTTCCAGACGGGCGCGATCAACAACCTCAACTACTACTCGAACGATGAGGTCGACTCGATCGTCGCCGAGCTGAACACCACGTTCGACTCCGCGAAGCAGATCGAGCTGCAGGCACAGATGGACAAGGCGCTGTGGGAGGACTTCTACGGCGTCACCATCTTCCAGTTCCCCGAGGTCACCGCGTTCAGCGGCCGCGTGGAGGGTATCGAGTCCTCGATCCTCGCCCCGACGGTGTTCTGGAACGCCTGGGACTGGTCGGTCACCGGAGCAGAGTAA